From the genome of Pelosinus fermentans DSM 17108:
ACTCCTAGACAGAAACGATATTCACAAAACCCAAGGCTATTGTCCGGTACAGATGATATGGCAGCACCCGGAGAAAGCCGTTAATCCAAGGTTACGCATGAAAGACATAATTGGGGAAGGCGATGAAATCGAAGAGCGGATTATCAATGGATTGGGGATTGAACGTGATTGGTTTCATCGTTTTCCCAGAGAATTATCCGGAGGAGAGATGCAGCGTTTTTGTATTGCCAGAGCATTGGGTAAACGGACAAAGTTTCTCATTGCTGACGAAATCAGCACAATGCTTGATCTAATTACCCAAAGTCAAATATGGAATTTCCTGTTAACTGAAGTGACAGAAAGAAAGATAGGACTTATTGTTGTAACTCATAGCAATCCCTTGATGGAGCGCATTGCTACTCGGCAAGTGGTATTAGATACCCAATTAGGTGTTAAACACCACGGCGCTAGCCTTTCTTGCGGTCAATCACAAATGACTTAATGCTGCGTTTAGCACCGTTGTAAGAATTAGTATTTATAAAGAGAAGCTACCCACAATAACTTAGTTAGTAAATGGGCAGCTTCTCTTATAGCTGATATGAGCGATAGAAAGACAAGTGAAAGCGTATTAATTTTAAATGGGACAAGGAACCTGTCGTTCGCCACGAAAGTAATGATTGCCGAAAAGCAAGCATGAGCTATGCTTAACTAAAGATGGAGGAAGGCCCTCCGAACCACCATTCAGGTGGAGGTCTCAAACCACCGTAAGCTGATGTGGTCAAAAGCTCAACCTGATTACCGTCCAGATGGCGACCGGTATAGAGGCGGAACAGCTAAATTTCCCGCAAAGTGCCGCCATCGATGACATGTTCACAGCCGGTAATATAAGAAGCGCGGTCGGACACTAAAAAAGCGACCAGTTCAGCAACTTCTTCAGGACGGCCTGGACGATCTAAGGGAATACCCCCAAGCGACTTTACCATTTCACGCATGGCACTATCATAGTCGGTGCCGGCATCCTTAGCCAATCGGTTAATAAGTCTCGTTGCAGCCTGAGTTTCAATAAATCCAGGTGAAACTGTATTCACACGCACTCCATAAGGCGCAACCTGATTTGCAAGTCCCTTGCTGTAGTTTGCCAAAGCAGCTTTCGCAGCCGAATACGCCATCGTTTCAGTTGCCGGCAAACGGCATCTAATCGACGTAGTGTGAATGATCACGCCGAAACCCTGCTCTATCATTTTCGGCAATAACGCCCGATCCAGGCGAACTGCAGGAAACAAATTGGTATTAAAAATCTGCTGCCAGTCATCATCACTCATCTCAAGCGCCCCTCCCGTAGGTGCAGAAGAGCCGCCGACATTGTTAACCAGGATGTCTATACCACCTAAACGTTCCAGTGCCTCCTTAACGACTTTTTCCACACCGGCAGGTGTACTAATATCCGCCTGAATAAATAAAACAGGCGATAACGATTCAGTGGGAACAGTACGTGCTGTGGTAATAACCGTCGCTCCAGCATCGGCAAGACGCTTAACAACAGCTTCACCCATACCGGTTGTCCCGCCTGTAATCAGAACCCTCTTGCCTTTTAGTTCATACCTGTCAAATGAGTTAGTAGTTGGATTGCTCATTATTTCCTCCTATCCTACCATTTAGTAAATTAATAATGTATCTCTATTGTTAGTACTAATTATATTTTCGACAATTTATATTCTTCCGTTCATATTTTCTCTAATCCTGCCATTTCTATCCACTGAATATCTGCTAATCTCTATAAATGGGAGAGACCGTTGACATGGCAGCGTTTTTAAACCTATAGCTGGGTTAGCTTTGCTGTGACTACTGCCATGTAACTTGCAAAGGGTTTCTATCCACTAATCGTTGATAGGTATATTTCGGATAGCCTACCATTAGTCCACTGATGACACGCATGTCTGCCGGCATGTCCAACAGATTAAGGAGCGGTTCATAACCGGAAGCGGCGCAGTATTCAAATAATCCGGCCCAGCATGTCCCCAGTCCGATTGAGGTTGCAAACAGTTGCGCATACGCTAAGGACAAATAAGCATTGTCCCGGACAGGAGCCGGAGAATTCTTGTCTGCTATTGCCACGATGAAGCACGGAGCGGACCTTAGTACGATATCCTCACTGGTTTGATGATAGATTTCAATCTGAGCAGCAGAATTTGGCGCCCACGGAGAAGCTGCCATTGCGGAATCTCTATTCAACTCGCCTTCCGCCCACTGGGTGACAACAGTAGCAATCGCCCGCAGTGTATCAGAATTAGTCACGACATGGTAGGCGATTCCCTGAGAATTGCAGGCGGTCGGAGCCATACGGGCAATATCGAGAAGCTGCAGTACTTTTTCCCGAGGTACAGATCTTTGGTGATAGTCACGGATGGATCGACGAGAACGTAAGAATTGAGCTGCTGTAGCCGCATCAAGAACTGGCATTTCTTTTAAAGGCATTTGCTTGATGAGCGGGGACTTTGCATTATCAAGTGCACTCTGTGGGCAAATGGCCACACATTGACCGCAGCCAATACAAACTGACCGTATAACTTCCAGCCCATCATCGCCCATACTGAGAACGCCTCGACAAACAGCAATGCAAAGACCGCATTGCGTGCATTTTTCCTGGTCAACTTGAATCAAATCTGTATTCTTTACTTTTATCACCTCCTATTTCCCTCATTATATATAAGGCAATAAGACAATAGTATGTCATATTAGAAATCATATTTTATAAATTGGAGGCGACGCTTGAAATGGGATAGAGGGGCAGGTTGTTTGACCCGAGAGATGGGAGAGGAATAATAAGAAAAATAATCCTAGTATAACGCTTTAAACGTAAGAATTTAGCAGGATTTAGCATTGATAAAGAGAAGCTGCTCATAATAACTTATATGGGTAGCTTCTCTTTCATTTAATCTATCGATAAGATAAAAAGGCAATTTAGATTTAGCGTCTTAATATGGGACAAGGAACCTGTCCTAATGTCCCTACATTGAAAATACGTTAAGGCATTCAAAATCAAACCGTAGGTACGGTGCAATTTTTTGCATTATAAGGTTTGGTTTTGAAGGCCTTATTTTTGTGTGATTTTTCCTTTTACTTTTTCTAAGAATGTATTCATGAGTGCTGCTTTATTAGGATGATTAGTAGGTTTATTGCTGAAACTGGTATCATTCTTTTGATTGTTTTGTTCTCTAGACTTTTTTAGTCCAAAAGCATCATTAGCCTTATTTACTTTTTTTTGACCCATAAGTATCGCCTCCCTAATTATTATCTGCATTACAATAAATTAAATTCAAAGAGGAAGGCTACTAGTTTAATAAATAAGCAATCCCTCAGATTTCGAGTCATATACGGCAGTCATAACCATAACAGAAAAACACGATAAATTCAAGCAGAATCGATTCTAATTAAGATAAACCTATGTTGCGATTCTTATTGGGATTAAAGAAACTGTCAATTGATAAGAAACTTGAAACAGAGCCTTGCTTTGGTAAAATAATGCTTAATAAAAAATATAGCAGGGTTTAGCATTATGAAAGAGAAGCTACCATAATTAGCTAGTTAGTAAATTTATGAGCCATAGAAAGACAATTGAGAATGTATCATTTTAAATGGGACAAGGAACCTGTCTCCGTATCCCTATTCATTTCATTAGCTTATCAGCTGGGATTGAGATAATCGGTTAACTTGCGCTAGTCGGCTAATGTGTATAGAAATTCCCTTTGATGGAAGAATAAAGACTATATTGGCAAACAACACGCGAACCGTTAAATATTAGGAGACCAGCAATATAATTCGATGGCGCCGACCTGCCGATCCTAAGCCTATTCTAATCATTTTTGTCATAACCCTCGTGACTGTGATCGCCTGGCGGCATTCCTATCGAATATGAAAGTGTGTAGAATGACTGAAAAAAAACAGCACGAATCAATAAGAAACCAACGCCGTCCAAAGGGAATCGTGAATCCGATTTCTATGAATTTCATCCACCTCAGAACGCCGTGGGTAATTACCTGGTGGTCAGCTTCTTACCTTGGCTATGCTTATATGATCCTGGGAAGTTATGTAAAAGGCTTTATTTTAATATTCCTGGAAGCTTTTATAAATGTCAATAGCAATTTGAACCTGGGGATATTGTATAGCTTCACAGGGCGCTTTGAGATGGCCAAACAGGTGGTAGATGTCAATTGGTTGCTCTTTTATGTACCGATATATATCTATTCCATTTGGGGAGGATACGGGCTTACTGTAGACCTAAACAAATACTCCATTCTGGCTGACAGGGAAAATTCCAGCATGATACCCTTTAAGATCAGTAGTTGGGAAATCGCCTTTTTAGATAAGCGGAAGCCCTGGATGGCGATGGCGTTGTCCCTTTTAGCCCCCGGCCTGGGCCATTTATACACCCATAGAGTCCCTGCCAGTTTCTATACACTGACGTGGTGGAGTTTCATCGCTTACAAGGGAAATCTATTTCCCTGTATACACCTCACTGCAATTGGTGACTTTGCTGGCGCCACCATGGTAGCTGATCCTTTATGGCTGATCTTTCTGCCCTCCATTTACGTGTTCTCAATTTATGATGCCTATGTAAACACAGTAGAGTATAACAGATTGTTCGAGCAAGAACAGAAGCGATTCTTAATTGACAACTATCAAAGTGCAAATTTTCCAGTACCAGAATAAATATAAGGTGGGTTCTAATTGTACGTTTACGCGTCCTTTGACTATTCGGCCTTTCTTGAATTGGCCATAACCGATCTGGAGAAGCGCGGGATCGCTAGAGAACATATCTTGGCAGTTCCTTTGGACAAAAGGGTTGAGGAAAAAATGGTCCTGGATAGCATTCATCGGGCAGATGGGATGAGCTTATTTGACGGGGCTATGGTTCTGGGAGCAATACTTATGGAGTTAGGCGTTATATATGGCTTTGTCTTAGCTTGGGGGCCGATTATCTGGGGGTTGATAGGACTACTGAGCGGAGCAATTATCGGATTCCTGCTTGATTACTTTTATGGAAGGATATTCGGGCACAAGAAAAAAAGATCACCTCGCAACCGGGTTAAAGCCGGGGATTGCAAGAATACAGAAGTAATACTTACAGTTTACTGCGACAACAGTCAATACGAAATGGTAGAGAAAGTGCTATGGGACAATATGGCCTTTGGGGTAGGCAAATTAGACCGACTGCATACTACGATAGGAAATGGGGCGGCAAGTGATGGAAAAGAAGCAAGCTGAATCCATAAGAAATCAACGCCGTCCTAAAGGAATTGTGAGCGAACTCACAATTAATCTGCTTCACGTAAAAAATCCTTGGATAACGGCCTTCTGGTCAGCAATGTTTCCGGGTCTAGGATTCCTCATCATGGGGAGTTATATAAAGGGCTTTCTGTTGATTATCGGGGCGACCATCGCAAACTCCATGGCACATATTAACGAGGCGATTATCTATGGGTTTACCGGTCAAACTGCATTGGTTAAACAGGTCCTCGATACCAGGTGGCTGCTTTTTTATGCGCCTTTGCAGCTTTTTGCCACTTGGAGCAGCTACCAGCTCACTGTTGATTTAAACAAATATGCACTCCTTGCCGCACGAGAGGATTCAGCAATTATTCCCTTTAAAATCGGTACATGGGACATAGGATTCATCGATAAACGAAATCCCTGGGTGGCGGCAGCTTGGTCCCTTCTCATGCCTGGCCTGGGTCATCTTTATAGCCACCGAATCCCTACCAGCTTTTATTTGCTGACCTG
Proteins encoded in this window:
- a CDS encoding ABC transporter ATP-binding protein, with protein sequence MILEAKGISFGYKKGVNILDQVQFTVESHERVGIVAPSGFGKTTLCQILAGYIKPASGQVLLDRNDIHKTQGYCPVQMIWQHPEKAVNPRLRMKDIIGEGDEIEERIINGLGIERDWFHRFPRELSGGEMQRFCIARALGKRTKFLIADEISTMLDLITQSQIWNFLLTEVTERKIGLIVVTHSNPLMERIATRQVVLDTQLGVKHHGASLSCGQSQMT
- a CDS encoding nitroreductase family protein, with the translated sequence MIKVKNTDLIQVDQEKCTQCGLCIAVCRGVLSMGDDGLEVIRSVCIGCGQCVAICPQSALDNAKSPLIKQMPLKEMPVLDAATAAQFLRSRRSIRDYHQRSVPREKVLQLLDIARMAPTACNSQGIAYHVVTNSDTLRAIATVVTQWAEGELNRDSAMAASPWAPNSAAQIEIYHQTSEDIVLRSAPCFIVAIADKNSPAPVRDNAYLSLAYAQLFATSIGLGTCWAGLFEYCAASGYEPLLNLLDMPADMRVISGLMVGYPKYTYQRLVDRNPLQVTWQ
- a CDS encoding SDR family oxidoreductase; its protein translation is MSNPTTNSFDRYELKGKRVLITGGTTGMGEAVVKRLADAGATVITTARTVPTESLSPVLFIQADISTPAGVEKVVKEALERLGGIDILVNNVGGSSAPTGGALEMSDDDWQQIFNTNLFPAVRLDRALLPKMIEQGFGVIIHTTSIRCRLPATETMAYSAAKAALANYSKGLANQVAPYGVRVNTVSPGFIETQAATRLINRLAKDAGTDYDSAMREMVKSLGGIPLDRPGRPEEVAELVAFLVSDRASYITGCEHVIDGGTLREI